One genomic region from Nostoc sphaeroides encodes:
- the thiD gene encoding bifunctional hydroxymethylpyrimidine kinase/phosphomethylpyrimidine kinase codes for MNTKINSRIPVALTIAGSDSGGGAGIQADLRTFAFHCVHGTSAITCVTAQNTLGVKRVDAIPTEAVVAQIQAVVEDIGVQAAKTGMLLNQEIIFAVAQQVEALQIDNLVVDPVMVSRTGAQLIDDDAVKTLCHALIPKAVVITPNRYEAQILSGLQINSLEDMQAAAEIIHKTLRTKAVLVKGGGMQGDLRGVDIWFDGDKLEVLTGQQVETKNTHGTGCTLSAAIAANLAKGKDLWQAVQQAKEYVTTALTYALDIGEGQGPVGHFFPLLRN; via the coding sequence ATGAACACTAAAATAAACTCCAGAATACCCGTTGCTTTAACCATTGCTGGTTCAGATAGCGGTGGCGGTGCAGGAATTCAAGCTGATTTACGTACCTTTGCTTTTCACTGTGTCCACGGTACTAGCGCTATAACCTGCGTCACGGCACAAAACACGTTAGGAGTGAAGAGGGTTGACGCCATACCAACAGAGGCTGTTGTGGCGCAAATTCAGGCAGTAGTTGAAGATATTGGCGTACAAGCTGCCAAAACGGGAATGTTGCTTAATCAGGAAATTATCTTTGCTGTTGCCCAGCAGGTGGAAGCTTTACAAATCGATAATTTAGTAGTTGATCCGGTAATGGTGTCACGTACAGGGGCACAATTGATTGATGATGATGCTGTGAAGACTCTATGCCATGCCCTGATTCCCAAGGCGGTTGTAATCACGCCAAATCGCTACGAAGCCCAGATTTTAAGCGGTTTACAAATTAATTCTTTGGAGGATATGCAAGCCGCAGCTGAAATTATTCACAAGACTTTACGGACGAAAGCTGTTTTAGTCAAGGGCGGAGGTATGCAGGGAGATTTACGTGGTGTTGATATCTGGTTTGATGGGGACAAGTTGGAAGTTTTGACTGGCCAGCAAGTAGAGACAAAAAATACCCACGGTACTGGTTGTACACTATCGGCTGCGATCGCTGCTAATCTGGCTAAGGGAAAAGACTTGTGGCAGGCAGTGCAACAGGCAAAAGAGTATGTGACTACTGCACTCACTTACGCCCTAGATATTGGCGAAGGGCAAGGCCCTGTAGGACATTTCTTCCCATTGTTACGAAATTAA
- a CDS encoding P-II family nitrogen regulator: MKKVEAIIRPFKLDEVKIALVNAGIVGMTVSEVRGFGRQKGQTERYRGSEYTVEFLQKLKVEIVVDDNQVDMVVDKIIAAARTGEIGDGKIFISPVEQVIRIRTGEKNTEAV; encoded by the coding sequence ATGAAAAAAGTAGAAGCTATTATCCGCCCATTTAAGCTAGATGAGGTAAAAATTGCCTTGGTTAACGCTGGTATTGTCGGCATGACTGTTTCTGAAGTCCGGGGGTTCGGACGGCAGAAAGGCCAAACTGAACGGTATCGCGGTTCTGAGTACACCGTTGAGTTTCTACAAAAACTCAAAGTGGAAATCGTCGTTGATGACAATCAAGTTGATATGGTGGTGGACAAAATTATTGCTGCTGCCCGCACTGGTGAAATCGGCGATGGTAAAATTTTTATCTCGCCTGTTGAGCAAGTGATTCGGATTCGCACCGGGGAAAAGAACACAGAAGCAGTTTAA
- a CDS encoding SDR family oxidoreductase: protein MASIAGKVAIITGASRGIGRAIALKLAGNGASIVVNYAGNTGKAEQVVAEIEKLGVEAIAVQADVSKIPDIQRLFEQTLERFGKVDILVNNAGIAFYKPINQVSEEDFDAIFAINVKGTFFTCQQAAQHMAEGGRIINFSSSTTAMMLPTYSAYVGTKGAVEQITRVLAKELGAKAIVVNAISPGPTDTELFREGKTQEQIDRLAQMAAFGKLGDVQEIADVVAFLASDEARWITGQNIRVNGGIA, encoded by the coding sequence ATGGCATCAATAGCCGGGAAAGTTGCAATTATCACTGGGGCATCGCGGGGAATTGGACGAGCGATCGCACTAAAATTAGCTGGTAACGGCGCATCTATTGTCGTCAACTATGCGGGGAATACAGGCAAAGCAGAACAAGTTGTTGCAGAAATAGAAAAGCTGGGAGTAGAGGCGATCGCCGTACAAGCTGATGTTAGCAAAATACCTGACATCCAACGGTTATTTGAGCAAACGCTTGAGCGCTTCGGTAAAGTGGATATTTTGGTCAACAATGCCGGAATTGCCTTCTATAAACCAATTAATCAGGTGAGTGAAGAAGATTTTGACGCGATTTTTGCTATTAACGTCAAAGGCACTTTTTTTACTTGTCAACAAGCCGCGCAACACATGGCAGAAGGCGGACGGATTATCAACTTTTCCTCATCAACTACGGCGATGATGCTGCCAACTTATAGTGCCTATGTAGGAACCAAGGGTGCTGTTGAACAAATCACGCGGGTACTAGCTAAAGAATTAGGTGCAAAAGCGATCGTAGTTAATGCTATTTCTCCTGGCCCCACCGATACAGAACTGTTTCGAGAAGGCAAAACACAAGAACAAATAGACCGTTTGGCCCAAATGGCTGCCTTTGGCAAACTGGGAGATGTGCAAGAAATTGCCGATGTAGTAGCATTCCTCGCTAGCGATGAAGCTAGGTGGATCACTGGGCAAAATATTCGTGTAAACGGTGGAATCGCTTGA
- a CDS encoding efflux RND transporter periplasmic adaptor subunit gives MTSPEPQTDFGEKAPQTSFEPPSGKRRWLWVLVGLLLLGGTATLVWRLLTPQNSAPSTANSQPQGVRVKISTVQSGIIEESSDFIASLKSQRSVTLQPRIQGQVTQIFVKSGDPIAPGAAILQVDPTSQAGVNESNAVPQGFLVQLENARATLKSLEAQRPSYVANVQLYQQNYEKFVTLAQEGAVSRQTRNQFGDRLANAKTNLDAIDSRIQAQRANILQAERTLQQANVNIPQQGNLQSDKITAPFSGTVGNMAVKVGDLVNTSTQLVNITQNRPLEVNISVPLQQGPQLRKGMPVEVMNTQGQKLGRSRVFFIAPTASNETQGILIKALFDNPNGQLRADQLVRARVFWNQRPGVLIPTTAMTRVGGDTFVYVVETETSPQGVSQQVARQKPVKLGEIKDNNYQVIEGLQPEDKVIISGLLNLRDGVAIVPES, from the coding sequence ATGACATCCCCTGAGCCTCAAACCGATTTTGGAGAAAAAGCTCCACAAACCTCATTTGAGCCACCTTCTGGAAAACGGCGGTGGCTTTGGGTTTTAGTTGGACTACTATTGTTAGGGGGCACAGCAACTCTAGTTTGGCGTTTGCTCACTCCGCAAAATTCAGCACCTTCAACTGCTAATTCTCAACCTCAAGGGGTAAGAGTCAAAATATCGACAGTACAAAGCGGCATTATTGAGGAAAGTTCAGATTTTATTGCTAGCCTAAAATCCCAGCGCTCAGTCACGCTCCAGCCAAGGATTCAGGGCCAAGTTACTCAAATATTTGTCAAATCGGGAGATCCAATCGCACCAGGAGCAGCAATTCTCCAAGTAGATCCTACATCACAAGCAGGTGTCAATGAAAGCAATGCTGTGCCTCAAGGATTTTTAGTGCAACTGGAAAATGCCCGCGCTACACTCAAATCTCTGGAAGCACAACGACCATCCTATGTTGCAAATGTGCAATTGTACCAGCAGAATTACGAAAAGTTTGTCACCCTAGCCCAGGAAGGAGCCGTGTCTCGACAAACTCGCAATCAGTTTGGCGATCGCCTCGCCAATGCTAAAACTAATCTTGATGCAATTGATTCTAGAATTCAAGCACAAAGAGCCAACATATTGCAGGCTGAAAGAACTTTGCAGCAAGCTAATGTAAATATTCCACAACAAGGGAATCTCCAGTCTGACAAAATTACCGCTCCCTTTAGTGGCACAGTTGGCAACATGGCTGTGAAAGTAGGTGATTTAGTTAATACTTCTACACAATTAGTTAATATCACCCAAAATCGACCTTTAGAAGTTAACATCTCTGTGCCATTACAGCAAGGGCCCCAACTGCGTAAGGGAATGCCAGTGGAGGTTATGAACACACAAGGTCAAAAACTTGGTAGAAGTAGGGTATTTTTCATTGCACCTACTGCTAGTAATGAAACCCAAGGAATACTGATCAAAGCACTTTTTGACAACCCTAACGGGCAGTTACGTGCAGATCAATTGGTAAGGGCTAGAGTGTTCTGGAATCAGCGCCCCGGAGTTTTAATTCCCACAACAGCAATGACTCGTGTAGGTGGAGACACTTTTGTTTATGTAGTTGAAACAGAAACATCTCCCCAAGGTGTATCTCAACAAGTAGCTCGGCAAAAGCCAGTAAAGCTAGGCGAGATCAAAGATAATAATTACCAAGTTATTGAAGGATTGCAGCCAGAAGATAAAGTTATTATCTCAGGGTTGCTCAATCTTAGGGATGGTGTTGCGATCGTTCCAGAATCTTAA
- the dcm gene encoding DNA (cytosine-5-)-methyltransferase, giving the protein MVANHIARRVGSDVQRRIDALKIGQKMQDLPEELWHDSFKFYLKDDPNRQGGPNLRIIRIDPDKPSLTVTGYIFNKFVHPYENRFITVREAARLQGFPDNIKFEGTLTSTQLQVGNAVPVPLAETVFKSLVQQAKSLGFENRSLKAFSLFSGAGGMDIGAYLTGSIETKVALDSWSDACATLRGFFGGDICVLENDISTVENPLSLWQKFSGEVEKPDIVFGGPPCQAFSQAGKQKGFQDNRGGMIYEFLRFVEYLYPPFFVMENVSNLKGIAGGTLYQQIWDKMANLGYNISVGVLLAADFGTPQLRRRLFFLGCRKDIGSIRLPLSTHSPELELFGLLPYVTVGKAFVDLPEAEFSR; this is encoded by the coding sequence TTGGTTGCAAATCACATTGCTAGACGGGTTGGTTCCGATGTACAAAGGCGCATTGATGCCTTAAAAATTGGGCAAAAAATGCAGGACTTGCCTGAAGAACTTTGGCACGATAGCTTTAAATTTTATCTCAAGGACGATCCAAATCGTCAAGGTGGGCCAAATTTAAGAATAATTCGTATTGATCCAGATAAACCCTCATTAACAGTGACAGGGTACATTTTCAATAAATTTGTCCATCCCTATGAAAATCGATTTATTACTGTGCGAGAGGCAGCTCGTTTACAAGGGTTTCCTGACAATATTAAATTCGAGGGAACGCTAACAAGTACTCAGCTTCAGGTAGGTAATGCTGTACCTGTACCGCTTGCAGAAACTGTGTTTAAATCTTTAGTTCAGCAAGCAAAGTCGCTAGGATTTGAAAATCGCTCCCTCAAAGCTTTCAGCCTATTTAGCGGCGCAGGAGGTATGGATATTGGTGCTTATCTTACAGGTAGTATAGAAACTAAGGTAGCTCTCGATAGTTGGTCAGATGCTTGTGCAACATTGCGTGGTTTTTTTGGTGGGGATATTTGCGTTTTGGAAAATGATATTTCCACTGTAGAAAACCCATTAAGTCTATGGCAAAAGTTTTCCGGTGAAGTTGAAAAACCAGATATTGTCTTTGGAGGGCCACCCTGCCAAGCTTTCAGTCAGGCAGGTAAACAAAAAGGTTTTCAGGATAATCGAGGTGGTATGATTTATGAATTTTTACGTTTTGTCGAGTACTTGTACCCACCCTTTTTCGTTATGGAAAATGTATCTAATCTCAAAGGGATTGCAGGTGGCACACTATACCAGCAAATTTGGGACAAGATGGCGAATTTGGGTTACAACATCTCAGTCGGTGTACTTTTAGCTGCTGATTTTGGTACTCCCCAGTTAAGGCGGCGATTATTTTTTCTTGGTTGCCGAAAGGACATTGGTAGTATTCGCTTACCTTTATCTACTCATAGTCCTGAACTTGAATTGTTCGGATTACTACCCTACGTAACTGTTGGTAAGGCTTTTGTTGACTTGCCAGAAGCAGAGTTCAGCCGTTAA
- a CDS encoding glycoside hydrolase family 10 protein, whose product MVSIATPFSDIQNHWARLFITALAQRRIVNGLPNGTYRPDNSVTRAEFAAIIANAFGTVSKKRQYVPFVDVPTNYWAAAAIQAAYEKAFLSGFPDKTFRFANRITRVEVLVALVGGLEIATKVKPDLLLQLPQIYQDSVQIPGYGRNQVAIATSAGLVVSFPNIKLLNPNLAATRADVAVIIYQALVYLGQAEKIASSYLVQPPAPTPTPIPIPTPIPTPTPTPTPAPVGSVRVNHSREFRGAWVASVWNSNWPSKAGLSVAEQKAELSEIISKLQALNFNALIFQVRPEGDALYESQLEPWSAWITGTQGQAPEPFYDPLAFAIAECHKRNIELHAWFNPYRASTSTNPAKTVRPHIAATNPESVYLWKTQRWMDPGLKIVQDRAYNVILDVVKRYDVDGIHLDDYFYPYPIEGQPFPDDKTYAAYKAAGGTLSLGDWRRDNVNRMVQRLWLGIKTTKPDVKFGISPFGIYRPGQPTGITGLDAYNVLYADAKKWLAEGWIDYIAPQLYWRTDQPQQSYSALLKWWTEVNTKQRHVYAGNNLTEPSNKSRESDEIEKQVKISRSQAGNLSLGNIFFNVGVLTENSQGIADKFQSLLYNKPALAPTLSWQDTTPPPPPIQLQVNNRKLSWQPGDNQPVRSWTLYRQTGDTWTIQRILSAGTTFATVQQAGTYAVCAVDRLANESVGTVITVS is encoded by the coding sequence ATGGTATCTATTGCTACTCCCTTCTCGGATATTCAAAACCATTGGGCACGCTTATTTATTACAGCCTTAGCCCAACGTCGTATTGTCAATGGGTTGCCTAACGGTACTTATCGCCCCGATAACTCTGTTACCCGCGCTGAATTTGCCGCCATCATCGCCAATGCATTCGGGACAGTTTCCAAGAAGCGGCAGTATGTCCCCTTTGTTGATGTCCCCACTAATTATTGGGCAGCAGCCGCCATTCAAGCAGCTTACGAAAAAGCATTTCTTAGCGGGTTTCCTGATAAAACTTTCCGTTTTGCTAACCGAATTACTAGGGTGGAAGTTTTAGTTGCTTTAGTAGGAGGTTTAGAAATTGCCACCAAAGTAAAACCTGACCTCCTCTTACAACTCCCACAAATTTATCAAGATTCTGTTCAGATTCCTGGGTATGGTAGAAATCAGGTAGCTATTGCCACCAGCGCTGGATTAGTAGTTAGTTTCCCAAATATCAAATTACTCAATCCCAATCTTGCAGCCACCCGTGCAGATGTGGCAGTAATTATTTATCAAGCTTTGGTGTATTTAGGTCAGGCAGAAAAAATTGCCTCTAGTTACTTAGTGCAGCCGCCAGCACCGACACCAACACCGATACCCATACCAACGCCAATACCCACACCAACGCCGACACCGACACCCGCACCTGTCGGTAGCGTTAGGGTAAATCATAGTCGGGAATTTCGGGGAGCGTGGGTAGCATCTGTGTGGAATAGTAATTGGCCTTCTAAGGCGGGACTTTCTGTTGCCGAACAAAAAGCTGAACTCAGCGAGATTATTAGTAAATTACAAGCGCTAAACTTCAATGCCCTTATCTTCCAGGTGCGACCGGAGGGAGACGCTTTATATGAATCTCAATTAGAGCCTTGGAGTGCTTGGATTACAGGAACTCAGGGTCAAGCACCAGAACCATTTTATGATCCTTTAGCGTTTGCGATCGCAGAATGTCACAAACGCAATATTGAACTCCATGCTTGGTTCAACCCCTACCGCGCTAGCACTTCCACCAACCCAGCTAAAACAGTCCGTCCCCACATCGCAGCTACCAATCCAGAAAGCGTTTATTTGTGGAAAACTCAACGCTGGATGGATCCAGGACTGAAAATAGTTCAAGATAGAGCTTACAATGTAATTCTCGATGTAGTGAAGCGCTACGATGTTGATGGCATTCACTTAGATGATTATTTTTATCCATATCCTATTGAGGGACAACCTTTCCCCGATGATAAAACCTACGCTGCATATAAAGCAGCCGGTGGTACACTCAGCCTTGGCGACTGGCGACGAGATAATGTTAACAGAATGGTACAGCGCCTCTGGCTGGGAATTAAAACAACTAAACCTGACGTTAAATTTGGTATTAGTCCCTTTGGGATTTATCGCCCCGGACAACCCACTGGTATTACTGGGTTAGATGCTTACAACGTGCTGTATGCCGACGCGAAGAAATGGCTCGCAGAAGGCTGGATTGATTATATCGCGCCTCAACTTTACTGGCGCACAGACCAACCACAACAAAGTTATTCAGCGTTGCTAAAGTGGTGGACAGAGGTAAACACAAAGCAAAGACACGTTTACGCTGGTAACAATCTGACAGAACCAAGCAACAAGAGTCGGGAGAGTGATGAGATTGAAAAGCAGGTGAAAATTAGTCGTAGCCAAGCTGGAAATTTATCATTAGGGAATATCTTCTTTAATGTCGGTGTTTTGACAGAAAATAGTCAGGGCATTGCTGATAAATTCCAAAGTCTGCTTTATAACAAACCTGCGTTAGCTCCAACTTTGTCTTGGCAGGATACAACACCCCCGCCTCCACCTATTCAACTACAAGTCAATAACCGCAAACTGAGTTGGCAGCCTGGAGATAATCAGCCAGTTCGTTCTTGGACACTTTATCGGCAAACCGGCGATACTTGGACAATTCAACGAATTTTGTCTGCTGGCACAACCTTCGCTACCGTCCAACAAGCGGGAACTTATGCAGTGTGTGCAGTGGATAGATTGGCGAATGAGAGTGTGGGAACAGTTATTACAGTTAGTTGA
- a CDS encoding HdeD family acid-resistance protein, whose protein sequence is MTTDVSRDIKKDVNGSLISGVLLSILGVIAIAAPNFTTLFAETWIAVILIFAGFTKIVYATQTRHEGGFIWKLLLSGLYIATGVMLFVYPFTGILTLTLLLGTFLLTEGTFELILAFKLRPQENWTWILGNGIITLVLGAMIWFQWPFNAPWLLGTLVGVSIIFTGISRVMLSLNARSTSNPSNEATNPT, encoded by the coding sequence ATGACAACCGATGTTTCTAGAGATATTAAGAAGGATGTTAATGGGTCACTCATAAGTGGTGTTCTACTGAGTATTTTAGGGGTTATTGCGATCGCAGCCCCTAATTTCACCACCTTATTCGCCGAGACTTGGATTGCCGTAATTTTAATTTTCGCCGGATTTACAAAAATAGTTTATGCCACTCAAACCCGCCACGAAGGAGGTTTTATTTGGAAACTTCTATTGAGCGGACTTTATATTGCAACGGGTGTAATGCTGTTTGTTTATCCTTTTACAGGTATTCTCACACTAACTCTATTGCTTGGTACCTTTTTGCTGACTGAAGGTACATTCGAGTTAATTCTGGCATTTAAGTTACGTCCGCAAGAGAACTGGACGTGGATACTAGGTAATGGGATTATTACACTGGTCTTAGGCGCAATGATTTGGTTTCAGTGGCCCTTTAATGCGCCCTGGCTTTTGGGTACACTAGTTGGTGTCAGCATTATTTTCACTGGCATTTCCCGCGTAATGTTGTCATTGAATGCGCGTTCTACCTCGAATCCTAGTAATGAAGCTACAAATCCTACTTAG
- a CDS encoding alpha/beta hydrolase yields MQIYQLINRLNNSKFGKLVTQTVALGVGAIVLLSSANANAAEQVVLKYGTFQGQISVQELTQFTETGKTTPTLRAYLQAAQQDPAVARKALKAPIKADAGFLNSLLSSWAGPVLVNQIGEVVHPPGGQLNQEALRSALSASIQQNGEVTLLGAIQNYPNTSVELEGDRLIGVYENLSKLAEIL; encoded by the coding sequence ATGCAGATTTATCAACTTATCAATCGATTAAACAATAGTAAATTCGGTAAGTTAGTCACTCAAACAGTAGCTTTAGGCGTAGGTGCTATTGTTCTACTTTCAAGTGCTAATGCTAATGCTGCCGAGCAAGTTGTTTTAAAGTATGGTACTTTTCAGGGGCAAATATCTGTTCAAGAATTAACTCAGTTTACAGAAACTGGCAAGACTACCCCGACATTAAGAGCTTATTTACAGGCGGCGCAACAAGACCCCGCAGTAGCTCGTAAGGCACTGAAAGCCCCAATAAAAGCTGATGCTGGCTTTTTAAATAGTTTACTGTCTAGCTGGGCAGGGCCAGTTTTGGTTAACCAAATTGGTGAGGTAGTTCATCCTCCCGGAGGACAACTAAATCAGGAGGCGCTGCGAAGTGCTTTAAGTGCATCTATTCAACAAAATGGCGAAGTTACACTACTTGGAGCCATTCAGAATTATCCAAATACTTCTGTTGAACTTGAAGGAGATCGTCTCATCGGTGTTTATGAAAACCTCAGCAAGCTTGCAGAAATCCTATGA
- a CDS encoding bromodomain-containing protein — protein sequence MDWKYRWKNGYKPSRDEAAKNPHLLDESQFDNEQDRKLAEESARKHLGIPAPTLDEDKPILPH from the coding sequence ATGGACTGGAAGTACAGGTGGAAAAATGGCTATAAACCAAGCCGAGATGAAGCGGCAAAAAATCCTCATTTGTTAGATGAGAGTCAGTTTGATAACGAGCAAGACCGAAAGTTAGCTGAAGAATCTGCAAGAAAGCATTTAGGTATACCAGCACCAACCTTAGACGAAGATAAGCCAATACTACCTCATTAG
- a CDS encoding DUF2281 domain-containing protein: MLKEQITQELEKLPEPLLQEILDFVQFLQAKYHKEKTLEITIMSESSLQKDWLRPEEDSAWQDL; encoded by the coding sequence ATGCTTAAAGAACAGATTACACAAGAACTAGAAAAATTACCTGAACCTCTGTTACAGGAAATTTTAGATTTTGTTCAGTTCTTACAAGCAAAATACCATAAAGAGAAAACTTTAGAAATCACCATTATGAGTGAATCATCACTGCAAAAAGATTGGTTAAGACCAGAGGAAGATTCAGCATGGCAGGATTTGTAA
- a CDS encoding type II toxin-antitoxin system PemK/MazF family toxin, protein MEYFLLGSPLVIATLQGNDLILCQITSQSVGDIYAIQLDYSDFSSGRLNQLSNIRPNRIFTADKQIILYQVGQIKLEKLTEVINKIIEIIQDSSL, encoded by the coding sequence ATGGAATATTTTTTACTTGGAAGTCCCTTAGTTATTGCTACTCTTCAGGGTAATGACCTGATTCTTTGCCAAATTACTAGCCAATCTGTTGGCGATATCTATGCTATTCAACTGGATTACAGTGATTTTAGCTCCGGTAGATTAAATCAGCTAAGTAATATCAGACCAAATCGGATTTTTACTGCCGATAAACAAATTATTTTATATCAAGTAGGTCAAATAAAACTTGAAAAATTAACAGAGGTTATTAATAAAATTATTGAGATTATACAAGACTCAAGCCTGTAG
- a CDS encoding RNA-guided endonuclease InsQ/TnpB family protein: protein MQCVAINLDKAYKNFFEGRAKFPKFKSKFDKQSIQYPQSITVVGDKLKIPKIGEVKAVFHRKVSGIIKTVTISKTATDKYFASILCEVEVELNPTCGDKILGIDLGLKDFAIVHDGEAFTKYSNPKHLKRHEKNLARKQKKFARKVKGSKARHKHKKLVAKVHERVSNSRQDFLHKLSRKLVNESQVIVVENLNVKGMIRNRKLSKSISDVGWGMFVNFIDYKLEATDGQLVEIGRFFPSSKTCSCCGHVVDELPLDIREWDCPKCESHHDRDGNASQNIRAEGIRILSLDGGNPVLAESRRSKTTNPQGGKAFVNETGSPHPICTQMGVG, encoded by the coding sequence TTGCAGTGCGTAGCTATTAATCTAGATAAGGCTTACAAAAACTTTTTTGAAGGACGGGCTAAGTTTCCCAAGTTTAAATCAAAATTTGATAAGCAGTCTATTCAGTATCCGCAAAGCATTACCGTTGTAGGTGATAAATTAAAGATTCCTAAGATTGGTGAAGTTAAGGCAGTCTTTCACAGAAAAGTTTCGGGAATAATTAAAACTGTCACCATTAGCAAAACTGCTACTGATAAGTACTTTGCCTCAATTTTGTGTGAGGTAGAGGTTGAATTAAATCCTACGTGTGGAGATAAAATACTCGGTATTGATCTTGGGCTAAAGGACTTTGCAATTGTCCATGATGGAGAGGCATTTACCAAGTATTCCAACCCTAAACACCTGAAGCGACACGAAAAAAATCTAGCCCGGAAGCAGAAAAAATTTGCCCGTAAAGTTAAAGGGAGTAAAGCAAGACACAAACACAAAAAACTAGTAGCGAAGGTTCACGAACGAGTATCAAATTCCCGCCAAGATTTTCTGCATAAACTCAGTAGAAAGTTGGTTAATGAAAGTCAAGTTATTGTCGTTGAAAACCTCAACGTCAAGGGAATGATACGGAACCGGAAGCTATCGAAAAGTATATCCGACGTAGGTTGGGGGATGTTTGTTAACTTCATTGATTACAAGTTGGAAGCGACTGATGGACAACTTGTAGAGATTGGAAGATTTTTCCCCAGTTCAAAAACTTGTTCATGTTGTGGTCATGTTGTTGATGAGTTGCCGCTAGATATCAGAGAGTGGGATTGCCCGAAGTGTGAATCTCATCATGATAGGGACGGAAACGCCAGCCAGAACATCAGAGCAGAAGGCATTCGGATATTATCTCTGGACGGAGGGAACCCCGTTCTTGCCGAGTCGAGGCGGAGTAAGACCACGAACCCGCAAGGGGGAAAGGCATTTGTCAATGAAACCGGAAGCCCACACCCTATCTGTACTCAGATGGGTGTTGGGTAG
- a CDS encoding helix-turn-helix domain-containing protein, producing the protein MLKAVKIRLYPTTEQKESLAKSFGCARWYWNYALNACVQHYEETGKSLKMTVYKGLLPQLKVEYP; encoded by the coding sequence GTGTTGAAAGCAGTTAAGATCAGGCTATACCCAACAACCGAGCAAAAGGAAAGTCTAGCTAAATCGTTTGGTTGTGCAAGATGGTATTGGAACTATGCACTCAATGCTTGCGTTCAACACTATGAAGAAACTGGGAAGTCATTAAAAATGACTGTATACAAGGGTTTACTACCTCAATTAAAAGTGGAGTACCCGTAG
- a CDS encoding pyridoxamine 5'-phosphate oxidase family protein, translating into MATFTDRDQQIQKLHELIKNIDYGMFTTVDDDGSLHSYPMSKSGEINSEATLWFFTYAGSHKVTEIEHYKQVNISFSSPEQQRYVSISGSAELVKDRNKMRELWKPELQTWFPKGLDEPDIALLQVNISQVNYWDSASSFKPQTISFLTPSRI; encoded by the coding sequence ATGGCAACTTTTACAGACCGCGATCAACAGATTCAAAAGCTGCATGAACTAATCAAAAATATTGATTATGGTATGTTTACCACAGTCGATGATGATGGCAGTTTGCATAGTTACCCCATGTCAAAAAGTGGTGAGATTAACTCTGAAGCTACACTCTGGTTCTTTACTTATGCTGGTTCTCATAAGGTGACTGAGATTGAACACTATAAGCAGGTAAATATTAGTTTTTCGTCACCCGAACAGCAGCGATACGTTTCTATCTCAGGTTCAGCAGAACTCGTAAAAGACCGCAACAAGATGCGAGAGCTATGGAAGCCGGAACTTCAAACCTGGTTTCCTAAAGGACTGGACGAACCCGATATTGCTTTGCTTCAGGTGAATATTAGCCAGGTTAATTATTGGGATAGTGCATCGAGTTTCAAACCACAAACAATTAGTTTTTTGACACCATCACGCATTTAA